A single region of the Clostridia bacterium genome encodes:
- the trpD gene encoding anthranilate phosphoribosyltransferase: protein MIIEALHKIANHRQSLSRDESRQVMSEVLRGEATDAQIAALLVALHMKGETVEEIVGFAEAIRGAATPLPLPQASALDVSGTERDALVDTCGTGGDASGTFNISTATALTVAGCGVRVAKHGNRSVTSKCGSADVVEALGVNISLPPARVAACLEQVGIAFLFAPAMHSAMKYVQPARRELRLRTVFNLLGPLTNPAQASAQVVGVYSEELVEKLAEALCMLGLRRALVVHGRDGLDEITISAPTKIAEVRNGRVRTYEVTPEDFGLRRASFDDIVGGDAITNAHIIREILSGTHSARRDVVILNAAAALVAAGRFDSIHEAVPEAARSLDSGAAREKLEQLVAFTNQKS from the coding sequence ATGATTATTGAGGCGCTTCACAAGATTGCGAACCATCGACAATCGCTGTCACGCGACGAATCGCGCCAGGTCATGTCAGAAGTTTTGCGCGGTGAGGCCACCGACGCGCAGATCGCCGCGCTGCTCGTAGCGCTCCACATGAAGGGCGAAACGGTAGAAGAAATCGTGGGCTTCGCCGAGGCGATACGCGGGGCTGCAACACCCCTGCCTCTGCCTCAGGCTTCGGCGCTCGACGTCAGCGGAACGGAACGCGATGCGCTGGTCGATACGTGCGGCACGGGCGGCGATGCGTCCGGCACATTCAACATCTCGACCGCAACGGCGCTGACGGTCGCCGGTTGTGGCGTTCGAGTCGCTAAGCACGGCAACCGCAGCGTGACATCAAAATGCGGTTCGGCAGACGTCGTCGAAGCTCTCGGCGTAAACATCTCGTTGCCGCCGGCGCGTGTAGCGGCCTGCCTGGAGCAGGTCGGAATAGCATTTCTGTTCGCGCCCGCGATGCACTCGGCAATGAAGTATGTGCAACCCGCTCGCCGCGAACTGCGGCTGCGCACGGTCTTCAACCTGCTCGGGCCGCTCACGAATCCGGCGCAAGCTTCGGCCCAGGTCGTGGGAGTTTACTCCGAGGAACTTGTGGAGAAGCTTGCTGAAGCTCTTTGCATGCTCGGCCTGCGGCGCGCCTTGGTCGTCCACGGACGCGACGGACTCGACGAAATCACCATTTCGGCACCAACGAAGATCGCCGAGGTTCGAAACGGCCGCGTGCGAACGTATGAAGTAACGCCGGAAGATTTCGGCCTGAGGCGAGCGTCGTTCGACGACATTGTTGGCGGAGACGCCATTACGAACGCGCACATCATCCGAGAAATCCTGAGTGGTACACACTCCGCACGTCGCGACGTGGTCATCCTCAACGCTGCTGCCGCGTTGGTGGCCGCTGGTCGCTTCGATTCAATCCATGAGGCCGTGCCCGAAGCTGCCAGATCGCTCGACTCTGGTGCTGCACGGGAGAAGCTTGAACAGTTGGTGGCGTTTACGAACCAGAAGTCCTAG
- a CDS encoding prephenate dehydratase: MNFQQTVADRKGSRVAFQGEHGAFSEQAISLLFPCEVATVPCHTFDDLFAAVPQDRAEFALVPLENTLAGNIPRCYELLYQSELTIHAEAILPIHHCIIGCEGATLDHLRAVQSHPVALDQCESFFRTHPHIQRKVAEDTAGSVRDVVERNDPALAAIAGEHAARVYGGSILLRNVEDYPENLTRFGLLAPGMLGRGGDKRSLAVKLKHYPGGLYAALAPFAKHQINLLNIICRPIKGRPWEYLFFIDLAASGTDDRMAEAMRELEGAVEEMKVLGAYASAGTPVST, encoded by the coding sequence ATGAATTTTCAGCAAACTGTCGCTGACCGGAAAGGCTCTCGGGTTGCATTTCAAGGCGAGCACGGTGCATTCAGTGAGCAGGCAATTTCGCTGCTGTTTCCGTGCGAAGTTGCGACAGTTCCTTGCCACACCTTCGATGACTTGTTCGCGGCTGTGCCGCAGGATCGCGCTGAGTTCGCGCTTGTCCCGCTCGAGAACACTCTTGCCGGGAACATCCCGCGCTGTTACGAACTGCTCTACCAGAGTGAACTGACCATCCACGCCGAGGCGATCCTTCCCATCCACCACTGCATCATCGGATGTGAGGGCGCAACATTGGATCACCTCCGTGCCGTGCAGTCGCACCCCGTGGCACTCGACCAGTGCGAGAGCTTTTTCCGGACGCATCCCCACATTCAAAGGAAGGTAGCTGAAGATACGGCAGGAAGCGTGCGCGATGTGGTCGAACGCAACGACCCGGCGCTGGCTGCCATCGCCGGCGAACACGCCGCGCGGGTTTACGGCGGCTCAATCCTGCTGCGAAATGTGGAAGATTATCCGGAGAACCTCACGCGCTTCGGGCTGCTCGCGCCTGGGATGCTCGGCAGAGGAGGAGATAAGCGCTCGCTTGCGGTGAAGCTTAAGCACTATCCGGGCGGCCTCTATGCCGCCCTCGCTCCGTTCGCAAAACACCAGATCAATCTACTCAATATTATCTGTCGCCCGATTAAAGGTCGCCCCTGGGAGTACCTGTTCTTTATCGATCTGGCCGCCTCCGGCACCGACGATCGCATGGCCGAGGCGATGAGAGAGCTTGAAGGTGCAGTGGAGGAGATGAAGGTTCTGGGCGCGTACGCATCAGCGGGTACACCGGTCAGCACGTAA